GATTTGCCTGAGCTGCCATCTGGAGGGCGAGGAGATGGTGGTTCATGAGGGCAAACGGCTGGTGGATTTTCAGCCTGGGCAGAGCATCTTCGATTACGCCAGCTACTTTGTACGCCAAGCCCAACCCGGTTCTCAGCACGGTTCCGGGGAACGTGCGACGAGTCAGTGGGAGGCTCTGCTACAAAGCGGATGCAAGCGTGGCGCGGGGGAAAAGCTGACCTGCGCGACTTGCCATGATCCGCACGGATCGACGGCGGTGATGAGCACGGAGGAGCGGGCGGAGTTTTATCGCACGAAGTGTTTGCAGTGCCATGACCCTGGTGCTGTGAGTCCCACTGGATTCGCCGCCGTGCATCACCCCGAAAACCGCGATTGCGTTTCGTGCCACATGCCTCGCGCGAGGGCGGAAGATATTGCACATGAACAAGTTACGGACCACAGGATTCCCCGCGTATCGCGCTCGGCTTCGGCAAAAATCGCACGGCAAACTGGAGATGCAGGCGAAGCGGAAGGTGAGTTGGTGGCGATTGGGACAGCTCCGGGCGTCACGGGCGAGAGCAATGGACGGGATCTCGGGTTGGCGTATGCGTTTGCAGCCTCCCGAGGCGACCGTCAGGCCGGGGAACGGGCGCTGCAACTGCTGCGCGAGGCAGAGGCGCTTCCGTCTGCGGCTGCCGATGCCGAGTTGCATGAGCATCTGGGATTTCTCGACCAACTTGCCGGAGATAAGGATGCCGCGGTGCGGGAGTATGGGCTTGCGCTCGACGCAAATGCAGCGGACTCTATCGCGGAAGGGAATCTCGCGCTTCTGAAGGCCGGCGGCCGGCAGTACGGGCTAGCGGTTCAACTTTGGGAACGGGCATTCCAGGACGATCCGGTGCAGTTGAAGGCGGGGATGAACCTGGCCATTGTGGAGTGCGGCCTTGGCAGGAAAGAAGACGCGTTAGTGACTCTGGATCGTCTCCTCGCATTTTCGCCCGATTATGGCCAGGCCCGGGGGCTTACGCATGAAATTCG
This portion of the Acidicapsa acidisoli genome encodes:
- a CDS encoding multiheme c-type cytochrome codes for the protein MANASGPATNGFLPGEFTHSTSGVSYRMVEQDGRVYLKFARAAEAVQPTGSTDNRSLNGQRELKYFLGSGKRGRTYLFEQDGYWFEIPVNWYGKKRIWDMAPNYLEAREMPLTLPVDPGCLRCHTSGAQPSLPQARNRYAGAPFLEGGITCTACHGDAAAHLASGGRTAMMKIEELPAIRRDSICLSCHLEGEEMVVHEGKRLVDFQPGQSIFDYASYFVRQAQPGSQHGSGERATSQWEALLQSGCKRGAGEKLTCATCHDPHGSTAVMSTEERAEFYRTKCLQCHDPGAVSPTGFAAVHHPENRDCVSCHMPRARAEDIAHEQVTDHRIPRVSRSASAKIARQTGDAGEAEGELVAIGTAPGVTGESNGRDLGLAYAFAASRGDRQAGERALQLLREAEALPSAAADAELHEHLGFLDQLAGDKDAAVREYGLALDANAADSIAEGNLALLKAGGRQYGLAVQLWERAFQDDPVQLKAGMNLAIVECGLGRKEDALVTLDRLLAFSPDYGQARGLTHEIRSGHRACGTR